In Amycolatopsis solani, a single window of DNA contains:
- a CDS encoding MFS transporter: protein MLWTGQVVSEAGFSTTMIAFPLLVLALTGSAAQSGLVVGAVAIAQLVAGLPAGALVDRWPRKGVMLACEAVQAVAAAGLVLALWWGTAGVGLLVVVAVVMGVCRALFEPAEEASLPRLVRDDQVPAAVAMNAARTSAGQLSGTALGGFLFAVGRLVPFAFDVLAHVFAFVSLVFVRLPGRPERSAQAPAHLGREILEGLRWVWQQPRLRVTVFCVVSLNLFFSAYYLVIIVLANERGIPSGEIGVMAAMLGAGGILGSLAAPYLHRKLSPYLLIAGVFWALTALTPLAVFVHSGYLMGVLFAVIAFLPPAANTTISTYQLLFTPDHLRGRLGGVLGVTGGLAAALGPALGGWLVEALPGPAAVLACAAAIALVTLLTTCSGTLRGFPAATQARELDPATERNT, encoded by the coding sequence TTGCTCTGGACCGGCCAGGTCGTCTCCGAGGCCGGGTTCAGCACCACCATGATCGCGTTCCCGCTTCTCGTCCTCGCGCTCACCGGGTCGGCCGCGCAGTCCGGGCTCGTCGTCGGTGCCGTCGCCATCGCCCAGCTCGTCGCCGGGCTGCCTGCCGGGGCGCTGGTCGATCGCTGGCCGCGCAAGGGGGTCATGCTCGCTTGCGAGGCGGTGCAAGCGGTCGCGGCCGCCGGGCTGGTGCTGGCCCTGTGGTGGGGCACGGCCGGGGTCGGGCTGCTGGTCGTCGTGGCCGTGGTGATGGGGGTGTGCCGTGCGCTGTTCGAGCCCGCCGAAGAAGCGAGCCTGCCGCGGCTGGTTCGGGACGACCAGGTGCCGGCCGCCGTCGCGATGAACGCGGCTCGGACCAGTGCCGGGCAGTTGTCGGGGACCGCGCTCGGCGGGTTCCTGTTCGCGGTGGGGCGGCTGGTGCCGTTCGCGTTCGACGTGCTGGCGCACGTGTTCGCGTTCGTGTCGCTGGTGTTCGTCCGGCTGCCGGGCCGTCCCGAACGGTCCGCTCAGGCGCCCGCGCACCTCGGGCGGGAGATCCTCGAAGGGCTGCGGTGGGTGTGGCAGCAGCCGCGGCTGCGCGTCACGGTCTTCTGCGTGGTCAGCCTGAACCTGTTCTTTTCGGCGTACTACCTGGTGATCATCGTGCTGGCGAACGAGCGCGGCATCCCGTCCGGCGAAATCGGCGTGATGGCCGCGATGCTCGGCGCGGGCGGCATCCTCGGCTCGCTCGCGGCGCCGTACCTGCACCGCAAACTCAGCCCGTACCTGCTGATCGCCGGCGTGTTCTGGGCGCTGACCGCGCTGACCCCGCTCGCCGTCTTCGTCCACAGTGGATACCTGATGGGCGTGCTGTTCGCGGTGATCGCGTTCCTGCCGCCGGCGGCCAACACGACGATCAGCACCTACCAGCTCCTGTTCACCCCCGACCACCTGCGCGGCCGCCTCGGCGGCGTCCTGGGCGTGACGGGCGGCCTCGCGGCGGCCCTCGGCCCGGCCCTCGGCGGCTGGCTGGTGGAAGCCCTCCCCGGACCGGCGGCGGTCCTCGCCTGCGCGGCGGCCATCGCCCTGGTCACCCTCCTGACGACGTGCAGCGGCACCCTCCGCGGCTTCCCCGCGGCGACGCAGGCACGCGAGCTCGATCCCGCAACGGAAAGGAACACCTGA
- a CDS encoding MbtH family protein, producing the protein MDENTTFQVLVNDEEQYSLWPADKEVPAGWRPDGTTGTRQECMDHVDEVWTDMRPRSLRERMAAQ; encoded by the coding sequence ATGGACGAGAACACCACCTTCCAGGTCCTGGTCAACGACGAGGAGCAGTACTCGCTGTGGCCGGCGGACAAGGAGGTACCGGCGGGCTGGCGCCCGGACGGCACGACGGGCACCCGCCAGGAGTGCATGGACCACGTGGACGAGGTGTGGACCGACATGCGCCCCCGCAGCCTCCGCGAGCGCATGGCCGCCCAGTAG
- a CDS encoding NAD(P)/FAD-dependent oxidoreductase — translation MTTHETDVVVIGAGLAGLAAARRLHEAGVECTVLEASDDVGGRVRTDVVDGFRLDRGFQILNPAYPAIRRLVDVDALRLGRFWRAVRVADDDRVSLLGHPFDAPKALRDVAARRYLSAKDLAALGAFSARVAAGPARAIVRGGDGTTADELSRAGLSDRAVATVLRPFLSGVFLEAELSTSARFFQLVWRSFLRSAPSLPAEGMGALPRQLAGPLPAVRTGTPVDRIGPGEVRTADGDVWTARAVVVATDGTTASRLVEGVAEPLWNGVTTWYFAPAERPLREPVIMVDARGGPVVNTAVLTEVCPSYAPPGAVLVSASALTTVAEPEVRAALGRMYRTDATRWPQVGRYEIPHALPAMPAPHPIRREIRWGDGIYVCGDHRDTSSLQGALASGGRTARAVLADRSPSGAR, via the coding sequence ATGACCACCCACGAAACGGACGTCGTCGTCATCGGTGCCGGGCTGGCCGGGCTCGCCGCCGCCCGGCGGCTGCACGAGGCCGGCGTCGAGTGCACGGTGCTGGAGGCGTCCGACGACGTCGGCGGGCGCGTGCGCACCGACGTCGTCGACGGCTTCCGCCTCGACCGCGGCTTCCAGATCCTCAACCCCGCCTACCCGGCGATCCGGCGGCTCGTCGACGTCGACGCCTTGCGGCTGGGCCGGTTCTGGCGCGCGGTCCGCGTCGCCGACGACGACCGGGTCTCGCTGCTCGGCCACCCGTTCGACGCCCCGAAGGCCCTGCGCGACGTCGCCGCCCGCCGGTACCTCTCGGCGAAGGACCTGGCCGCGCTCGGCGCGTTCTCCGCCCGCGTCGCGGCCGGCCCGGCGCGCGCGATCGTGCGGGGCGGCGACGGGACGACCGCCGACGAGCTGAGCCGGGCCGGGCTGTCCGACCGGGCGGTGGCCACCGTCCTGCGCCCGTTCCTGTCCGGCGTCTTCCTCGAAGCCGAGCTCAGCACATCGGCCCGGTTCTTCCAGCTGGTGTGGCGGAGTTTCCTGCGCTCCGCGCCCTCGCTGCCCGCCGAAGGGATGGGCGCGCTCCCCCGGCAGCTGGCCGGCCCCCTGCCCGCCGTGCGCACCGGTACGCCGGTCGACCGGATCGGGCCGGGCGAGGTGCGCACCGCGGACGGCGACGTCTGGACCGCTCGCGCGGTCGTCGTGGCGACCGACGGCACGACGGCGTCACGGCTCGTCGAGGGCGTCGCGGAGCCGCTGTGGAACGGCGTGACGACCTGGTACTTCGCGCCGGCCGAGCGGCCGCTGCGCGAGCCCGTGATCATGGTCGACGCCCGCGGCGGCCCGGTGGTGAACACGGCCGTGCTGACCGAGGTGTGCCCGTCGTACGCGCCACCGGGAGCCGTCCTGGTGAGCGCGTCGGCGCTGACCACCGTCGCGGAGCCCGAGGTCCGGGCGGCGCTCGGCCGGATGTACCGCACCGACGCGACCCGCTGGCCGCAGGTCGGCCGGTACGAGATCCCGCACGCGCTCCCGGCCATGCCGGCCCCGCACCCGATCCGCCGCGAAATCCGGTGGGGCGACGGGATTTACGTGTGCGGGGACCACCGGGACACGAGTTCGCTGCAGGGCGCCCTCGCCTCGGGTGGCCGCACCGCGCGGGCGGTGCTGGCCGACCGGTCGCCCAGCGGAGCCCGCTGA
- a CDS encoding DUF2867 domain-containing protein, which produces MARTRRCAVLGATGFVGRALTADLVAAGYPVHVLARSPPHDLPAAVTVTRGDAADPGSLAEVFAGADVVFHLVHSLREPGFAGRDRVIAERVASAAAEAGVRQLVYLGGPRPAGETSAHLASRSEVAEVLLDGPVPAVAFQASMILGRGSAGLELLARTARLPVRPRPGWTTRRSRPVALADVRHYLAAAVESAPLRGRYDVSGPEEISYHDLVRRCARVLGRPAALAVPAPLWSHRAAALVAGLTSPVPAAVAAPLFGSLDHDLLPADAPAETVLPPPPGGPVSLDNALRAALGVPVSAAPAGRAYVDDQVRASDAGPDLVWRAITGLGDGIPPRPAWALRGLLDHLLGGVGGYRGRPPHPRRGDVLDSWTVRHRDDARRLLVLGTDMRVPGDAELSLHAEPDGTGSRLRQRVRFAPAGPLGDVYWRLQKPAHDLVFGRLARAIVREAERSGKGTR; this is translated from the coding sequence ATGGCGCGCACCCGTCGCTGCGCCGTGCTCGGCGCGACCGGGTTCGTCGGCCGCGCGCTGACCGCCGACCTCGTCGCCGCGGGGTACCCCGTGCACGTGCTCGCCCGGTCCCCGCCGCACGACCTCCCCGCGGCGGTCACCGTGACCCGCGGCGACGCCGCCGATCCCGGCTCGCTCGCCGAGGTCTTCGCCGGCGCGGACGTGGTCTTCCACCTGGTGCACTCCCTGCGTGAACCGGGTTTCGCCGGCCGCGACCGCGTCATCGCCGAGCGGGTCGCCTCGGCCGCCGCCGAAGCGGGGGTCCGGCAGCTCGTCTACCTCGGCGGCCCGCGACCGGCCGGGGAGACGTCGGCGCACCTGGCGTCGCGATCCGAGGTCGCCGAGGTGCTGCTCGACGGCCCGGTACCGGCCGTCGCCTTCCAGGCGTCGATGATCCTGGGCCGCGGGTCGGCCGGGCTCGAGCTGCTCGCCCGCACCGCCCGGCTGCCGGTCCGGCCGCGGCCGGGCTGGACCACCCGGCGCAGCAGGCCGGTCGCGCTCGCCGACGTCCGCCACTACCTCGCGGCCGCCGTCGAATCCGCTCCCCTGCGCGGCCGCTACGACGTCAGCGGGCCCGAAGAGATCAGCTACCACGACCTCGTCCGCCGCTGCGCGCGCGTGCTGGGCCGGCCCGCCGCACTCGCCGTGCCCGCCCCGCTGTGGTCGCACCGGGCCGCCGCGCTCGTCGCGGGCTTGACCTCGCCGGTCCCGGCCGCGGTGGCCGCGCCGCTGTTCGGGTCCCTCGACCACGACCTGCTCCCCGCCGACGCGCCCGCGGAGACGGTGCTGCCGCCCCCGCCCGGCGGACCGGTGAGCCTCGACAACGCGTTGCGCGCGGCGCTCGGCGTCCCCGTCTCCGCGGCGCCCGCGGGCCGGGCCTACGTCGACGACCAGGTCCGGGCCAGCGACGCGGGCCCGGACCTGGTCTGGCGGGCGATCACCGGGCTGGGCGACGGGATCCCGCCGCGCCCCGCGTGGGCCCTGCGCGGCCTGCTCGACCACCTGCTCGGCGGGGTCGGCGGCTACCGCGGCCGTCCGCCGCACCCGCGGCGGGGCGACGTCCTCGACTCCTGGACCGTCCGGCACCGCGACGACGCCCGGCGCCTGCTCGTGCTCGGCACGGACATGCGCGTGCCCGGCGACGCCGAGCTGAGCCTGCACGCCGAACCCGACGGAACCGGCTCCCGCCTGCGGCAGCGCGTCCGGTTCGCGCCGGCCGGCCCGCTCGGGGACGTCTACTGGAGACTCCAGAAACCGGCGCACGACCTGGTGTTCGGCCGGCTCGCGCGAGCGATCGTCCGCGAAGCCGAACGAAGCGGGAAGGGAACACGATGA
- a CDS encoding oxygenase MpaB family protein produces MAKVDVRAQVRDALFARVAGPDGPRNRARIHDTAGPRWFAPDSAIQRVHGDTSMFVGGLRALLLQSLHPLAMAAVAGHSGYRGDPWGRLQRTSTFLAVTTFGTADDAERAVATVRGVHARVRGTAPDGRAYRADDPHLLTWVHIAEVDSFLRAHQRYGARPLDEAGCDRYVAEAAVVARELGVPDPPRTRAELDAALAAYWPELRGTREAREAARFLLLTPPIPWPARVPYGVLAASAVAMLPAWTRPQLRLPFVPVVEATAVRLAGRVLVKAVRWVMTAPAG; encoded by the coding sequence ATGGCCAAGGTCGATGTGCGCGCCCAGGTGCGCGACGCGCTGTTCGCGCGGGTGGCCGGCCCGGACGGCCCCCGCAACCGGGCACGCATCCACGACACGGCCGGCCCGCGCTGGTTCGCGCCGGACAGCGCGATCCAGCGGGTGCACGGCGACACGTCGATGTTCGTCGGCGGGCTGCGCGCGCTGCTGCTGCAATCCCTGCACCCGCTGGCGATGGCCGCCGTGGCCGGGCATTCCGGGTACCGCGGTGACCCGTGGGGGCGGCTCCAGCGCACGAGCACTTTCCTCGCCGTGACGACCTTCGGCACGGCGGACGACGCCGAGCGGGCGGTGGCGACGGTGCGGGGCGTCCACGCCCGCGTGCGCGGGACGGCGCCGGACGGGCGGGCCTACCGCGCCGACGACCCGCACCTGCTCACCTGGGTGCACATCGCCGAAGTCGACAGCTTCCTGCGTGCCCACCAGCGCTACGGCGCCCGCCCGCTCGACGAGGCGGGCTGCGACCGCTACGTCGCCGAAGCGGCGGTGGTCGCGCGCGAACTCGGCGTCCCGGATCCGCCGCGGACCCGGGCCGAGCTCGACGCCGCCCTGGCCGCGTACTGGCCGGAGCTGCGCGGCACCCGGGAAGCCCGCGAGGCGGCGCGGTTCCTGCTCCTCACGCCGCCGATCCCGTGGCCGGCCCGGGTGCCCTACGGGGTGCTGGCCGCCTCGGCGGTCGCGATGCTCCCGGCGTGGACGCGCCCGCAGCTGCGCCTGCCGTTCGTGCCCGTGGTGGAGGCGACCGCCGTGCGGCTCGCCGGGCGGGTACTGGTGAAAGCGGTGCGCTGGGTGATGACCGCGCCCGCCGGGTGA
- a CDS encoding MerR family transcriptional regulator: MSGTSGARLLGSSEVARTLGISQVTLRTWEQRYGIGASERAENGRRRYTTADVERLRRMRALQAQGTGAREAASLVLSRSAAATTARQRGERLALAAEQLDLPVLGGLIDDALGSLGVVETWTEVLSPVLRAIGDRWARRGDRNAMAAEWALATAASAAIDRYPAPAPARSGRAPVLFVCAPAERHELPIKVLSSALSDDGAPSMYLGGLVTLDVLRVMAARFTPADVVVWSMTSQSADVRILRTLGAEGVPVRPAGPGWRGLPTVGEPLPPSFTGALAAFGG; this comes from the coding sequence ATGAGCGGCACGTCCGGGGCGCGGCTGCTCGGCTCGAGCGAGGTGGCGCGGACACTGGGGATCTCGCAGGTGACACTGCGCACCTGGGAGCAGCGGTACGGCATCGGCGCCTCCGAGCGCGCGGAGAACGGCCGCCGCCGGTACACGACCGCGGACGTCGAGCGGCTCCGCCGCATGCGGGCGTTGCAGGCGCAGGGCACCGGCGCGCGGGAAGCCGCCAGCCTGGTGCTGTCCCGTTCGGCCGCGGCGACGACCGCGCGGCAGCGCGGGGAACGGCTCGCACTGGCCGCCGAACAGCTCGACCTGCCGGTGCTGGGCGGCCTGATCGACGACGCGCTCGGCAGCCTCGGCGTCGTCGAGACGTGGACCGAAGTGCTCTCACCGGTCCTGCGCGCGATCGGTGACCGCTGGGCCCGCCGCGGCGACCGCAACGCCATGGCGGCGGAGTGGGCACTGGCCACCGCGGCCTCGGCCGCCATCGACCGCTACCCGGCGCCGGCCCCCGCCCGGTCGGGCCGCGCCCCGGTGCTGTTCGTGTGCGCCCCGGCGGAGCGGCACGAGCTGCCGATCAAGGTGCTCAGCTCGGCGTTGAGCGACGACGGCGCGCCGTCGATGTACCTCGGCGGGCTGGTCACGCTCGACGTGCTCCGCGTGATGGCCGCCCGGTTCACCCCGGCGGACGTCGTGGTCTGGTCGATGACATCGCAGTCCGCGGACGTGCGGATCCTGCGGACGCTGGGCGCCGAAGGGGTGCCGGTCCGCCCGGCCGGCCCGGGCTGGCGCGGGCTGCCCACGGTGGGGGAGCCGCTGCCGCCGTCGTTCACCGGCGCGCTGGCGGCTTTCGGCGGGTGA
- a CDS encoding DUF3099 domain-containing protein: MNRPVLITEAAPSADEQLARRRRKYVVMMACRIPCLVLAGLTAHVWWLALAFLAISIPLPWAAVLIANDVPARRREKVHRLPQAALTRRKPPARR, from the coding sequence GTGAACCGTCCTGTCCTCATCACCGAAGCCGCGCCGTCGGCCGACGAGCAGCTCGCCCGGCGCCGCCGCAAGTACGTGGTGATGATGGCCTGCCGGATCCCGTGCCTGGTGCTCGCCGGGCTGACGGCCCACGTCTGGTGGCTCGCGCTCGCTTTCCTCGCGATCTCGATCCCCCTGCCGTGGGCCGCCGTCCTGATCGCCAACGACGTCCCGGCGCGCCGCCGGGAAAAGGTTCACCGCCTCCCCCAGGCGGCGCTCACCCGCCGAAAGCCGCCAGCGCGCCGGTGA
- the qcrB gene encoding cytochrome bc1 complex cytochrome b subunit, whose amino-acid sequence MSSLTTPTKGSSPVEKALGDAANNADQRYHAAKGLRHQLNKVFPTHWSFLLGEIALYSFIILLLTGVYLTLFFDPSMQEVVYHGSFKNMQGLEMSQAFRTTLDISFDVRGGLFMRQLHHWAALIFVASMAVHMLRIFFTGAFRRPREANWVIGGLLLILGCFEGFFGYSLPDDLLSGTGIRATLSGIVLSVPVAGTWIHWALFGGEFPGDQIIPRLYTLHILLLPGIMLALVGAHLALVWYQKHTQFPGVRRKETNVVGVRIMPYFALKGGAFFTLVIGVLALMSGLFQINPVWNFGPYNPTQVSAGSQPDWYMGWADGLLRVWPPWELYLGDHTVPPVFFAGAIGIAVLVTLLLSYPFIERKLSKDTAHHNLLQRPRDAPVRTSIGAMALAFFLVLTLSSFNDILAVQFDLSLNATTWAGRIGLLIAPPLAYFVTYRICVGLQRADREVLDHGIETGIIKRLPHGEFVEIHQPLAAVPLEYQGAPVPKKMNQLGSAGRPLPGSFLSPDPDEETRALERERH is encoded by the coding sequence ATGAGCTCGCTCACCACGCCGACCAAGGGGTCGAGCCCGGTCGAGAAGGCGCTGGGCGACGCGGCGAACAACGCGGACCAGCGCTACCACGCGGCCAAGGGCCTGCGGCACCAGCTCAACAAGGTCTTCCCGACGCACTGGTCGTTCCTGCTCGGCGAGATCGCGCTCTACAGCTTCATCATCCTGCTGCTCACGGGTGTGTACCTGACGCTGTTCTTCGACCCCTCCATGCAGGAGGTCGTCTACCACGGCAGCTTCAAGAACATGCAGGGCCTGGAGATGTCGCAGGCGTTCCGCACGACGCTGGACATCTCCTTCGACGTGCGCGGCGGGCTGTTCATGCGGCAGCTGCACCACTGGGCGGCGCTGATCTTCGTGGCGTCGATGGCCGTGCACATGCTGCGGATCTTCTTCACCGGCGCGTTCCGGCGCCCGCGTGAGGCGAACTGGGTGATCGGCGGGCTGCTGCTGATCCTGGGCTGCTTCGAAGGCTTCTTCGGCTACTCGCTGCCGGATGACCTGCTCTCGGGTACCGGTATCCGGGCGACGCTGTCGGGGATCGTGCTGTCGGTGCCGGTGGCGGGGACCTGGATCCACTGGGCGCTCTTCGGTGGGGAGTTCCCGGGCGATCAGATCATCCCGCGGTTGTACACGCTGCACATCCTGCTGCTGCCGGGCATCATGCTGGCGCTGGTGGGGGCGCACCTGGCGCTGGTGTGGTACCAGAAGCACACCCAGTTCCCGGGGGTGCGGCGCAAGGAGACCAACGTCGTCGGGGTGCGGATCATGCCGTACTTCGCGTTGAAGGGCGGGGCGTTCTTCACCCTGGTCATCGGGGTGCTGGCGCTGATGTCGGGGTTGTTCCAGATCAACCCGGTGTGGAACTTCGGCCCCTACAACCCGACCCAGGTCTCCGCCGGGTCCCAGCCGGACTGGTACATGGGCTGGGCCGACGGGCTGCTGCGCGTCTGGCCGCCGTGGGAGCTCTACCTCGGCGACCACACCGTGCCTCCGGTCTTCTTCGCCGGCGCCATCGGCATCGCCGTCCTCGTGACCCTGCTGCTGAGCTACCCGTTCATCGAGCGGAAGCTGTCCAAGGACACCGCGCACCACAACCTGCTGCAGCGGCCGCGGGACGCACCCGTGCGCACCTCGATCGGGGCGATGGCGCTCGCGTTCTTCCTCGTGCTCACCTTGTCCAGCTTCAACGACATCCTCGCCGTCCAGTTCGACCTGTCGCTGAACGCGACGACCTGGGCCGGGCGGATCGGGCTGCTGATCGCGCCGCCGCTGGCGTACTTCGTCACCTACCGGATCTGCGTCGGCCTGCAACGCGCCGACCGCGAAGTGCTGGACCACGGCATCGAAACCGGCATCATCAAACGCCTTCCGCACGGCGAGTTCGTCGAGATCCACCAGCCGCTCGCCGCCGTCCCGCTCGAGTACCAGGGCGCGCCGGTGCCGAAGAAGATGAACCAGCTCGGTTCGGCCGGGCGTCCCCTTCCGGGTTCGTTCCTGAGCCCCGACCCGGACGAGGAAACCCGTGCGCTGGAACGGGAACGGCATTGA
- a CDS encoding TspO/MBR family protein: MTTLPRSRPAPVVVLAGFLAAVAVVAVVGGLAATRSREVYGQLVQPSWAPPSWLFGPVWTVLYILIAISGWLCWRAAGTRREFAWYAAGLVLNAAWTPLFFAAGAYPVALVEIVLLDVVIAVTLVVFGRRSRLAAALQLPYLAWTLFATALNAAIVVLNP, translated from the coding sequence GTGACGACACTGCCCCGTTCCCGTCCCGCCCCGGTGGTGGTCCTGGCCGGGTTCCTCGCCGCGGTGGCGGTGGTGGCCGTCGTGGGCGGCCTCGCGGCGACACGCTCGCGAGAGGTCTACGGCCAGCTCGTCCAGCCGTCGTGGGCGCCGCCGTCGTGGCTGTTCGGTCCGGTGTGGACGGTGCTGTACATCCTGATCGCGATCTCGGGCTGGCTGTGCTGGCGCGCGGCGGGCACCCGCCGTGAGTTCGCCTGGTACGCGGCCGGTCTGGTGCTCAACGCGGCGTGGACGCCGCTGTTCTTCGCGGCGGGCGCGTACCCGGTGGCGCTGGTGGAGATCGTGCTCCTCGACGTCGTCATCGCGGTGACGCTGGTGGTGTTCGGTCGCCGCTCCCGGCTCGCGGCGGCGTTGCAGTTGCCGTACCTGGCGTGGACGTTGTTCGCGACGGCCCTGAACGCGGCGATCGTCGTCTTGAACCCCTGA
- a CDS encoding aldehyde dehydrogenase encodes MDLVYESLYIGGKWVAPATARTIEVVSASTEAVIGRVPEAAEADIDAAVAAARTAFDDPVGWSSWEPAERAAVMERLAVALDARAGEIARRVSSQNGLPISIANAVEGGFPQLILRYYAGLIRTAVLDEARDGLLGGKVRVRRTPVGVVGAIVPWNLPMTLAAFKLGPALAAGCTLVLKPSPGTVLDAQLFAEAVDEAGFPPGVVNVVQSGREGGAHLVSHPGVDKVAFTGSTAAGRRIAETCGRLLRPVTLELGGKSAAIVLDDADLSANPQDLFLSTLVNNGQTCHLTTRILAPASRYDEIVETFTGFAASLTVGDALDPATQIGPLASAAQRERVEGYIAKGLAEGARLTTGGGRPAAQSRGWFVEPTVFADVDNHSTIAREEIFGPVLSIIRYETDEEAIAIANDSPYGLGGTVWTTDPARGQSIATRIRTGTIGVNTYTVDPAAPFGGVKDSGLGRELGPEGLTAYQSLQSMHLPG; translated from the coding sequence GTGGATCTGGTCTACGAATCGCTGTACATCGGCGGCAAGTGGGTCGCGCCGGCCACGGCCCGGACCATCGAGGTCGTCTCGGCCAGCACGGAAGCGGTCATCGGGCGCGTGCCGGAAGCGGCCGAGGCCGACATCGACGCGGCGGTCGCGGCGGCCAGGACGGCGTTCGACGACCCCGTCGGCTGGAGCTCGTGGGAGCCGGCCGAGCGCGCGGCGGTGATGGAGCGGCTGGCCGTCGCGCTCGACGCGCGGGCCGGCGAGATCGCCCGCCGGGTCAGCAGCCAGAACGGCCTGCCGATCTCGATCGCCAACGCCGTCGAAGGCGGGTTCCCGCAGCTCATCCTGCGCTACTACGCGGGCCTGATCCGGACCGCGGTGCTCGACGAGGCACGGGACGGCCTGCTCGGCGGCAAGGTCCGCGTGCGGCGGACGCCGGTCGGTGTGGTCGGCGCGATCGTGCCGTGGAACCTGCCGATGACGCTGGCCGCGTTCAAGCTCGGCCCGGCGCTGGCGGCGGGGTGCACGCTGGTCCTCAAGCCGAGCCCGGGCACGGTGCTGGACGCGCAGCTGTTCGCGGAGGCGGTCGACGAGGCCGGCTTCCCGCCGGGCGTGGTCAACGTCGTGCAGAGCGGCCGTGAGGGCGGCGCCCACCTGGTGTCCCACCCCGGCGTGGACAAGGTCGCGTTCACCGGCTCGACGGCGGCCGGGCGCCGGATCGCCGAGACGTGCGGCCGCCTGCTGCGCCCGGTCACGCTCGAGCTGGGCGGCAAGTCCGCGGCGATCGTGCTGGACGACGCCGACCTGAGCGCGAACCCGCAGGACCTGTTCCTCTCGACGCTGGTCAACAACGGCCAGACGTGCCACCTGACCACGCGCATCCTGGCGCCGGCGAGCCGCTACGACGAGATCGTCGAGACGTTCACCGGCTTCGCGGCGAGCCTGACCGTCGGCGACGCCCTCGACCCGGCGACCCAGATCGGCCCCCTGGCCTCGGCGGCGCAGCGCGAGCGCGTCGAGGGCTACATCGCGAAGGGCCTGGCGGAGGGCGCCCGCCTGACCACGGGCGGCGGCCGTCCGGCGGCGCAGTCCCGCGGCTGGTTCGTCGAGCCGACGGTGTTCGCCGACGTGGACAACCACTCGACGATCGCCCGCGAGGAGATCTTCGGCCCGGTCCTGTCGATCATCAGGTACGAGACGGACGAGGAGGCGATCGCCATCGCGAACGACTCCCCGTACGGCCTCGGCGGCACGGTCTGGACCACCGACCCGGCCCGCGGCCAGTCGATCGCGACCCGGATCCGCACGGGAACGATCGGGGTGAACACGTACACGGTCGACCCGGCCGCCCCGTTCGGCGGGGTGAAGGACTCGGGCCTGGGCCGGGAGCTGGGGCCGGAGGGGTTGACCGCGTACCAGTCACTGCAGTCGATGCACCTGCCCGGCTGA